Within the Miscanthus floridulus cultivar M001 chromosome 17, ASM1932011v1, whole genome shotgun sequence genome, the region cctcgccaagaaggctaatccttacctgtgcaatgaagaacacaagcaagaacaagaaagaacacaaccaaattgaagatgaaagattatctcacgaagttggggtctcacaaatcgatgaacggcgaaactgttcttgacagaataatctaagcaaaacccaaaacctaataacggtggtagcatatgattataaaggtcttagggccatcgcctaccctggacgcaccccctaatgggcccaaacacgatacacggtccaacggaccaaaagaaggtgtcgtagcaccctggtagattctggacgctgacttgttttgacgattcctgttgatttcgaagagattttgatgtgagaccacttggattggcttccttatcaaattagctttccatacatatgtggatcattgaaaacagagtccggatgtgtcctgggtgaccagtttaaagcAGATTGGTCCTAGAGGACGAGATAGACAAGCCGTAAGAACCATCCCCAGTTATCTTTAttctccctctccaccaaagCGAAAGCCAAAGGAACCAATGCGTTGTCTACATCACACAAAATGGCTACCAAAAGTGTGCCCATGTACTTGCCAAGCAGAAAAGTACCATCAATGGATAACACTAAATGACAGTGCCTGAAGGCCTCGACGCACTAGGGAAAGCACCAGAATGGAcgaaagaatatctgcctcccgtcCTTCCATTCATTTGGCTTCAGGATATACACGTAATGCATGCCTGTATTTGCTACTTTCATTGCATTGAACATTGCAAGCAACTGCTCGTACccctcctcccagtccccatatatcatcttccaggcccgttgctttgccctccatgctttcccatactttaTGTCATACTTAAATATCTCCTTAGTCATCTCCATAATTGTTCTGACCTTTAAGTTGGGCTAACCCTTCAAAGTTGTGTATAACTTTCTGACAATGAGGGTAGAGGTCAACTGTATATGATTCTGTTTTAGATCTATCTGGGCACAGGTGTGGACCTACAATTTTGGTGATCTTAAATTTCCCTATGGCCTTCTATTTGTGAGCACAGACCCTCCAATTGCAATCTGCCATCTCGCACACCACCGTGTAACGACACTCCACATAGGAGTGTCTCACCTTGGATGGTCTCTTACGTCTCACAAAATATTCCTGTAGCCACCTTCTTAAGGTAGGCAAGTCCTTGAAGGCCATGCCCTTTGAATTTCCACGCTGTCATCAGCCTTAGGAGCCTCTAGCAGCTTGTCATCTCTTCCTTCTCCATAAGCATGTTGAGAATGACTAAGGTCGCTGAATTTAAGAACCAGTGGATCATGATCAGGACATAAGCGTCTGATGAGCTCTATTTCTTATTCGCTCAAAGCTACAACTAGGCGGTCATCATTAGAATCAACGGCCCTTGCTGTGCTATAAGGCTCCTCATCATCCGCAATATTAACATCTACACTGTTAGAGGCCATAAACCCTAGGTCCACGTTGGTTGATGGAGGAACAGGAGCACAACCATCATTATCATGATTGTCTCATGCATTTAAAGCACAAATATAGATAGCATTGAGACAAAGGAATGTAATGGACAAAGAATAAGGAAAGCAAAAGTGTTACTAAATCACTTACTAGGATGATTCTGGATCAAAAAGATCTCCTAAGGGGCACCAACAACATCATCAGTCCCACATTCTGCACAGACACTAGGATATACACCAACCTTATTTCAGGGCGGATTGAGCATTGGGCACCACAACCATATCTTCCACATCCACCTCATAGTTGGGTAACAGAGGCTCAGAGGGGGGCTAGATTCTCTGGTGCTGGCGACAACCCATGAGGGGTGAATGACCATTAGGGGGTGAATACCCATGAGGGGTGGGATCATTGGACAACTTCCGCACAACCAAATCCAAACATTGAAACTCATTCTTCATGATAGTTTTGACATATTTGTCCCATTCAGCCTCTGATGAAATTGGGACCAACCGCCTCAAAATTGTCCCTGACCTGCTATGGTGAAGTACCCCCTCAACTAAGATGGCATCTTCATTTGAATTGCATTTAAGCTTATCACGAGCCCTACCAAACAACTCAGAAAACAATGGCCGATCATCGAATATCACTGGCACCCTTTGCATTCCAACAAAACTAACATTCCCAAACTCATCTTCCTCCACACTTCCTCCATGAAACAGGGTGActacgttgtccatctagttggtaTTCACAACACCAAAGTTATTACGAGTTTAACTAATATGGGTATAACTAAATTACATACATATAAAAGTTTCCGACTCTCTACCTAAATAAATAAGTATCTAATCTAAACCACCTATCTATCTAACTacatctactacaagtactacctaTATAACTAAACTATCTAACTATCTAACTATCTATCTAAATTAGCTAAATAAAAATCTACCTAAATTAGCTAACTAAATTACATCACCAAATCACTAAATAACTGTAATAGCACATCATCAATAGAATAGAACTAACAAACTAGGATAGTTCAAATAAGACAACAATATTATTCTCGATGTTGGGCTTATGCTTCCTAACAGCCACAAAAGTctccattatatcatcttcattCACACTAAAGAAAACATCTTTACAAATTACTAATTGCTTGCGAATTTTACAAATTTGCATTCCTACCACATAGCTACCAATGTGCGTTCCTAGTTTGTCACAGCAATGTGCAATGTGCTACCAATGTGCTAGTACAATCCTACATTCCTAGTTTCCTACCATATGGCTACCAGTGCGCAAGGCTGCTGCAAGTGATATTAGTGAACTACCTCATTGCTTGCCTGCCGACTTGTTGCTGGGGTTGTTTGCTTCACCGTCGCTCCTCAGCTCCTGCTCCACTCTAGTGCGGCGGTACGCCAGGTGGCGCCGCAAGTCACGCCGGTGAGCCAGCCATCCGTCGGGTTGCTCCTCCTCCCGTCCGCCCTCCCTGGCTTCCCCTCCATGGAGGCGTCACGCCCTCCCTAGATGTGTGGCGGGCACCTGGGTAGGAGCCCAAAGTAATGTGTGCTACTTGCAAGACCCATGGATCGACACAATACACCGATAGGACCACCTCAGAAGCCGCCCATGCACGTAGAAGCGCCTCGTTATCAAGAACTCGGAGGTCATTCCTGAACCACACGACGACCACCCCGATGCCGCCTCTCCTCAAGCTCAGCGACGTGTACCTCTAGAAGGCCTCATCTACCACTGCACAGGCCTCGTCGGCATTGAGGGAAGTCACCAGCAACGCCACACCATGGGGGCGGTGTCGCTGCACCAGCGGGGGAGGAGGGGATGACGCGTTGGAGGCGAACGTGGCCTGCTGGCGGGCACCTGGGCGGTGGAGGCTGGGGCAGGGGCGGCGCCCGGTGCCTCCGGTGCCAAAGGCAGTGCCGCTGCGCCGAAGGGGGAGGAGGGGATGGTGCGTCGGAGGTGGACGTGGCCTACCGCTGTGTGGCAGGCACcgttggcggcggcggtgccggaggaggaggagaggagtggGACGGGGAGGCGACCGACACACGGGGGACGGCGAGCGGTGGAGCGGGCGACAGCCGGCGGAGGAGGCGTGGGCGATGGTGGGGCTGGCTGGTGGCGGCGGTGAGAGGAAGAGACAGAGAgcgtgagagagggagagatagagcatgagagagagagagctgtggCAGCCACACGCGGTTATCCAGTACCTCGatgccagaatacatggcgccaagctcgacgcTGCAGATCTTGGCGCTGACCTCGGCGTCATGTATTCTAGCACCGAGGTACTGACCACATCAACGCCACCTAGGCTGCCCTGCTGTGCTCGGCCAGGTACTttggagccaagatctgtggtaCCGAGATATGTTACCTTggcgccatgagtcctggcgccgacCCCTAGGGTCCAAAAATGTGTTTACGTCTCTTAGGGGggcaaacgtaaattttcttcaaaaatgggccaaattgtaaaaaattgggTCAATATGATGTCCTGTCCATTCTGCTTCACCTTGGCTTCCTATTTCTGGTGCTCCTCGATTTTGTGTTTTCTGCAGTGGCGGACTTCAACACACTTTCGCAGTCGAGTGGCTCTATTCACCAAGCAAAGCCTCATGTCCAAGCATGGCAAGTTAAGTTCAGGATGGGATTCTTCGGTTATCTTAGTTACGAACAAAACACATCGATGGTAGTTGAAACCATTGTCATGAGCAAACAATCTTCGCTTTTCCATTACAGTGTAGTAAGCATTAGGCGTTGCAATTTGATATCATTTACCTTACCATTTACAGAGTTGAACCAACATCACCTTAGTTTCACGTGTTTGGTTCGAGGAACCAGCTTATTCTTGTAGTTTGATGTGTCATAAGTTTATTTTATGAATTTTCATCGTATTTCTCATAGAGTAAATTGAACTCACCATACAACAACTATTTAAGTGGGTGCATGTTAGTTAGACCGACATCTTGTAATTTGTCCAATTTAATGTGGTAACTATCTAGGTGGGTGTATGTTGGTCCAACATCTTATAGTCTGTTTAATTTGGTGTGAGAACTTGGTTCATTTGGTGCATATGCGGTCCAAGCATTGTAGCAAAGTGTCTTTGTACACTTTGAATCACTACCACACTGGCGCGCTCATCTCATCCATCGCTTACTTGAAACATTGGGTGAGAAGCGTGTTTGAGGTGGCCTAGGATCTAGTGAGCGATGTTAGATAAATAAGCTTTTAATTTTAGTTTTAAAttaatataaaaaataataacaaATTAGTGATAACATGTACTGTACGTGTGATATACTACTACTCGCAACGTCGTATATGCACTTATAAGCCAAGTTATTGTATCAGGTTAAGCAGATTATAAGATTTTGGATCAATATGCACCCACTTGAATAGTTGTTGCATTAAATTATACAAAATATAAGATGTTGGGCTAACATGAACTCACTTAGATAGTTGTTGCATGGTAGTTGCAATTTACTCTAAAAACAATgtactagaaaagccaaaacgtcttataatctaGAACATATGTTGTATATTCTTATTTATTATAGTCTCTTGTATTGTTTGAAATCCAATTTCAAACTGAACTGAGTGAGATGAACCTAACGAGTCGATCCAAAGTGGAATTTCATCCAAATCAGCTAATTTTGATTTGGAAGGAAAAACTAATACAATCGAAGCATTTCTGAGACGGGCCATCgtcatttgttgaagaagaagaagaaatattTGGCCTAGCAGACTGGCCTTTTAACCCAAAGCCGGCCCAGTCAGAGTATCCGACCTTGACCTTACACGGCGCCGGTCCGAGCCGGCCCATGTACAAGGCAACCTCAGTCCTCAGATCCATTGCCATGTGCTCGAGCACTACTTGCGCACGCCGGCCGGCGTCGCCGAAAGCGGCAAAGGCGCCACGAAACCTCGTCACCACTCGCGAGTCCCACTCCCACCAGAGAGGCAGATAGAGGGAGAGACAGCGCGCATCTCGGCAAAGCCCTCGCATGCAATTATCGCACAAAATTGCAAGACTGCGCACCGTGTTCCGGGCAAATCGGTGACGCACACCGGCACACGGCACACGCACCGCTCCGTCCCTCCGTAGTCCGGACTCCCGCACCCCACGGCCCTACTTTACTACCCTCCCCGCCTGCGGCGCCGTTGCTTCAACTCGACTCCAGCACTCCTCGTCTCCGcatcgccgcgcccgcgccgccgccactcCGCTCGCTTTCGATCCCGGAGACCCGGACCCGCCGAGCCGccgccatggacgaggagtacgaCGTGATCGTTCTGGGCACGGGGCTCAAGGAGTGCATCCTCAGCGGCCTCCTCTCCGTCGACGGCCTCAAGGTGAGCACTGAGCCCCCGCCTCCCGGTAACGACACTCGGACCTCAATCCGGTCCCCGAGTCCGATCCGCCACTCTCCCCCACGTACCCGGACGCCGCCGCTCGGGGCCTGCGCGGTGGGGGTCTGGTAGAGTGCGTCGTGGTAGTAGATCAGGCGGTGTGCTCGTCTGACCCCTGTCTGATTCGGGACTGGTGCGCTCGGATGGGTGCTTGTCTAAGTTATCTGCGCATCTGGCTCCATCTGGATCCTGGCATTGGTCTGGGGAGTTAGCCAGTTGATGCAGAACATCGTGAAATCCTGCGAGTGTTGCCACAATTTCTTGATTTCTGTAGACTGGAAAGATCAGGGCAAGGTTAGATTCTTAAATGAGGAGACAACTAATCTACTAGGAACAACTATTTAGATTCAAGTGAGATTCATTGATTTGAATTCTGATCTATCGTACTTCTTCGTTTCTGTGACTTAAAAATGCTGTTCCCATCCTTTAAGACGATAAGATGGCATCTATCCTCTGATATCAGTGCGGTGAGACGGGGGTAATTGAAAGGAGGGAGAAAGATGCTTAAGTTTAATAGTCAGCTTACTGCTTTAACTTGGCCAATGGTGGTTTCATTTTTAATGGATTCTGAAGAGTTTTGTGTGATGCTTTTGCAGGTTCTACACATGGATAGAAATGACTACTATGGAGGAGATTCCACCTCCCTAAACCTGAACCAGGCAAGAAGCTATAAATCTATGATTCTGGTTCTTTTTTGAAACTGGAGCATGTACGGAGTAATATGTTTCGATTTTTTGTGTGCTAGCAACTCATTCAGTTGGTTTAGATGGTTAATAATTGATGAAGTACTCCCTTATTTTTCATTGTATTCCCTTTAATCACCCATATCTTTTTTGTGAACAGCTCTGGAAGAGGTTTAGAGGGGAAGACAAGCCACCGGCACATCTAGGTGCCAGCAGAGATTACAATGTAGACATGGTTCCAAAGGTGTGATAATCCCCCATGGATTGTACCTATGTGATTATTTCTTGCAACAGCCTCGTCATACTTGGCAAAtatattaactaaaaacatatatTTTCTTATTCTTGCACACTAATTAGTTCCTTAATTGTTTTATATATTCGTTACAATACCATATACCTCATTTGCACTGCTTAGTCTTGTCCTGACTGAAACCCTGGTCCGGATAGCGTTTGTATTTATTGTTGTTAAAGAACAATATCTTTATTTAGAATTCAGCCCATGGAATGCTTCAAACCTACAATCAATATATGCTTACGTTAATTTATTGATGATAAAAATATGTCTATATcaaactctctttctctctgaccaGTTTATGATGGCTAACGGTACTTTGGTCCGTACTCTTATTCACACTGATGTGACAAAATATTTGTCATTCAAAGCTGTTGATGGAAGCTTTGTCTTCAGCAAAGGGAAGGTAATGTCTTGAGTTTACactcatccatcctagttctatCTTGTAAGTTCAGCTTTTGCTGGGTTTCTCACAAGTGGTTTCTATATTCTAATCATGCTGCCTTATTTCATTTTCATCAGATTCACAAGGTTCCTGCCACCGACATGGAGGCTCTAAAATCTCCTTTGATGGGTCTATTTGAGAAACGTAGAGCAAGGAACTTTTTTGTTTATGTCCAAAATTACAATGAAGCTGATCCAGTAACACATCAGGGGTTGGACCTCACAAGGATTACAACTAGAGAATTGATTTCGTGAGTATCTAGACCATCCTGGCATCGTAGTACTTTCTGTCCTTGTTGCCATGTTATTATGTGCTGTATGATTCTTGTATCACTCCACGTCATGTTACTGCATGGATCTTATATGATTCTTCACCTACTTTAGCCTCTTTCTGCTTTCATACAGTATGATGATATTTTGTGCATCAATAATGTACACaagttgaagggcgggcctggtgcaagcggtagagtcttaccgcctgtgaccggaaggtcccgggttcgagtcgcggtctcctcgcattgcacaggcgagggtaaggcttgccactaacacccttccccagaccccgcacagagcgggagctttctgcactgggtacgccctttaataATGTACACAAGTTAAATGTTGTAGTGTTATATTGATGAACAGCTAAACAAAACTGCTATAGCCGTTCAACTTCTAAATGCTACACTTTTTCTTAGAACTTTAAAGAGGATGTATAATACTTGGCATGTCCTCCTGCTGCTGTCCTGCATTATAAGTAACCTTATTTGTCATTTTGTTTTCAGGAAACATGGATTGAGTGATGACACTGTGGATTTTATCGGCCACGCACTTGCTCTGCACAGGGATGATCGTTACCTAAATGAACCAGCCCTTGATACTGTAAAAAGGATGAAGGTATGTTTTGAGTGAAGATTTGTTAAACTATTGTTCCTTTTTCATATTATACTGTAATCTTGTCAAATCTATTTCCTGGCATATGTATCCTTTTATTATATTCCTGATTTCTAAGTATTCTTGGATGGGAACATGATAATATTTCATTGGCTGTCTTCTCTTAGCTTTATGCTGAGTCTCTTGCACGTTTTCAAGGAGGCTCGCCTTATATTTATCCATTATATGGGTTGGGTGAGCTGCCACAGGTCAGTTGTTTCTCAATTCCTTGCACTGACTTTAGTCACTTTTATTGCACTTTGATGCTTCTAAGAAGCTTCCATGCTAAGTTGATGTCTTATGGTTCAGGCTTTTGCACGTCTAAGTGCTGTTTATGGTGGTACATATATGTTAAATAAACCAGAGTGCAAGGTAGTGGCTTGACCTTTATTTTACTCCTAATTATCATAGTCTGTGAAAGCAACTTATCAAATATGCTCTTTTCTGATTTCACCATATAATACGTTTGCAGGTTGAATTTGATATGGAAGGGAAAGTGTGTGGTGTTACTTCAGAAGGTGAAACGGCTAAATGCAAAAAAGTTGTCTGTGATCCTTCTTACTTGCCTAGCAAGGTAAATGCCACTGCCCATAGAAAATTGAAGTACTTTGTCTATGTGTAGAAGGAATTCACTGAAACCTTGATATATGTCAACCAAATTTACTGGAATTTTAAACCTTCCTGCTACAATACCTCTGTTGACTGCTTTACTATATGGTGCTCTCCTGCTTTGGGGTTCACTTTGTGTTTGTGAATAGGTAAGGAAGATTGGAAAAGTTGCACGTGCAATCGCTATTATGAGCCACCCAATTCCAAACACAAATGAGTCCCActcgattcagattattttgccGCAGAAGCAACTTGGGCGCAAGTCAGACATGTGGGTCTCTTACTCATATTTCAAATAATTTTCATTGGCTGAGTGCCTTAATTTAGTTTGCACCGTTTGGTTGTGACATGCATTCtgaaaatgtttcttaggtatgtgTTCTGTTGCTCATATACACATAATGTTGCGCCAAAAGGGAAGTTCATTGCATTTGTGTCTGCGGAAGCTGAGACCGATAACCCGCAGTCCGAACTAAAGCCTGGAATTGATCTACTTGGTCAAGTAGATGAACTGTTTTTTGATATGTATGACAGATACGAACCTGTCAATGCACCATCTCTTGATAATTGCTTTGTTTCAACGGTAAGTTCAGCATTCTGTAATAACAAAGTGATTACAAGTCTCAGATATTTTAGATGTTTATGGAAGCTTTCTTCTTTGCAGAGTTATGATGCTACTACACACTTTGAGACAACTGTGACAGATGTTCTTAGTATGTACACAGCGATTACTGGAAAGGTATGGTTCATGTCATATCTCTTTTTACTTCTTTTTTGTGGTCAGCAAAGCAGATGTATGTATCAAATATTAATTTCTTCAATGTTGTATTGGGCCTGAGAGTTCAAAACCTACTAGTGAATTTTGCTATCTTTACACTGAATGGTCAATTGTTTGTTAACCTTCTGTCAGCAATAGATGATTTGCCTCAAAACAAAACTAATCCCTAACTAGACATCTATCTCTTTATTATTGGCAGTTTGACATTACTATTTTACGTTTACTGGTCCAAAGATGGATTGCACATCTTTAACTCTCTGCATGTCCGTCTCGCAGACCGTTGATCTCAGTGTCGACCTGAGCGCTGCCAGCGCTGCTGAAGAATACTAGAGATTTTCCTATTAAACATTGCATCCTCGAGATACCATACTTTAAAGAAGAACGGCGTAAGACAGGCCCTGCCTGGTGGCTTGCCAGGGTTACCACAGTACTGTGCTGCAGGTGCAGCCGATTAAACGGACAGAAACAGCATACCACCGTATATCATTTATATTGTGTTTAAACGGGCTGAAGACCGTTTATGCGAACAGTGGATGATGATGGTGGTTCCTTTGTTCCTTACATGATTGATCTGACGGTTAACTTTAAACTGTGTTCACGTTTGCTAGAACCAGCTCGTTCTTGTCACTGATGTATCGTGATCACTTCTCAGATATGCATATCAGCATTTCCGTTTCTTGCTCGCTGCTAAATGCCTCAGTAGTTGTTAATGGGAGAGGGGAGACCCAAAGCACCCTAGTTCCGCTTCATGTCTTCAAGATGATTTTGGGACTCCTTGTATCACCTAAATGTTGTGGGTCTTTTTTATTAATAAAGGCACTCAAAGAAGTGTCTCATACCTATATATATCAAGAGAAGAAAATGCTAGTACAAAAGGTGGATAAAACGACCTAAGAAATAAAAGCACGTGAAAAGACCTTGACGTCGTCTACAGGGGtaaataggcgtttctgaaattAACAGCAAATAAAACTTTGCAACAGTTAGCATAGTGACGAACTTTCACGCAATGTTGTAAAATTCTGCACACAACTCCAGATGTCAACGGGGAATTTCCCGGTCGGGGAGTccctccccatccccatccccgtcAAGTATCACGGGAGGAGACTTTCTCCCCATCCTCCTTCCCGTGTGGGGAATTAGTTCCTGTGGGGATCCTCGTACACGCGTCAGTTCATGATAGTTCATCTTGATGTCAACCATTCATCAGCATGTTCGCtaggtcgtatttggcttataagccatggcttatcagccaacaaataatatttttctctcacaccaaactagctaACAGTACTttttagccatgacttataagccaaatcagcccaaacgaacaggatgCATGTATTCACAAATTCACGTTAATGGTATATAAACAAATCCATGATACAAAGACATCACAAATTTATAAATCAAACACATCCACAGCCAACGGGTTCCAATCCGGCCATAAAGTCCTCATGGCCATGCTTCAAAGCATCAATCGGACTGTGCATCAAATGCTTTCCGCAACAAGCTccaattgtggcagaaccgcctaatttagtGCCTcgcaggagtgcttgtcttccattagacactaagcactcgagggagaacactgaatcactcgattccgtcgggcacaccctaggggagaacccgaaaatccatatttttgccatcaagatcacaaatgagagaataaagcttacatcattctgaaccatttcttacatcacttttaatacaacatcagagtataataattattaacataacagcggaatgaaatcatattatcagagttgtaaacaatttaattgaacagcggaatataaacatgtgatcagagttacagcggaaataaacctctattaatgacatgatgaagtattgatatataaactatgacaacagattattaaacttctatttataaaagcatttggtgagagttataaatagccactacgatcgcagcgtaaaggaaatcatctctaagcccaccaggaggaatccacacacaaaggtcagctcaagcgtccacctgtcacctgcaacagggagggaataaaaccctgagtactcaattgtactcagcaagacttacccgacaggagtaaagaaaagactccaaggatatgcaaggccatctggcttatgggtttattgcatttgcaggaagcattactaagcatgtgtccttatattggatttttattaatagccgtattagttcattaactaaccattctatgtaagcacctgtgctattttcaagcagggggtaagcaatcagattcctttgtccatcttccatctttcagttcttactacgatgctaaactgtagacaagccataccggatagtccgacgattcgcgaatcaatgcccccagctgggtaccccaaaaacatacgccccgcttgtacccccggcacaagcaggaccaacccatcactctcctatcccggttgtccaggtccccgtccaaactgggactccaagcccccgcccctgagtcccggactcagtgcggtgcaaggacctcctccaccaaaataaaaccttgacagtcggtccggaaagagccagatccgcgacaagagagcaacaagctttccaagcgcccatacacaagtatgtgctcgagataataagtctgtgacctgcctagaattATATgcatgatcggtccttaatcgaccagacagggagaaacggtgtaaccaagctatgacccgcctccgcggcgacacaacttcttacacccaccaatacccaaaccatatccctgcccggtcaccattttcctttccactattttcatattttccaagtgatagtaatccaataatatatttcctatctctcgcgagtgacagacaatcactcgacttctgccggagtcctgtagcatagcaatctacacgatcctgtcatactagtaagactcataggataaagatatatatgcaagtgggtttcattcaactccttaaaacttaatgcacatatataatttaaactgcagaaaagtaggggttatgcaccggggtttgcctgggtaagatatattaaaagttagtatcagcatctttagatcatccaccatcagctggatAACAAGCCCATTGCAGCATCTCCTAAAGAGAATACCCTTACACCATCTTCAAATTCCCAATcgtccttcgatcgatccgttgatccatcatcgtacctatatgatatgcatgcgatgcaatgcaaagatgtaattagtcAACTGCAATCGtaactcgtataaatacgctcttcgtctctcaagtgaacgagctagttctaacgacgaccgtacttaggctacatatccatgttgtcgcacaaggcgttatttcccaataattattttgGTTATATAAACCAaagtgtttctttattccattctttccatttaatctttattcggaacggggcatcattatctatttagtaaactaattattcttgagctacaaaaattacagagagTAGATAATgatattagtagtttactgtcaatttttttagagtcaacactattaccgatttatcccgaaaattcctacaagttcatcttttagcaatattaagcattttaaaataattatatagctcccaaaaatattgccaaactttgtgaacaaaatatactaacaggtataGCATGATTTTAggggactaacaaaactggtttcaacATTTTTGGACAACTGCACAGTTTTATATTAATTTTACAATTTTATTCCTGAATTAATTTAGCTAAT harbors:
- the LOC136515093 gene encoding guanosine nucleotide diphosphate dissociation inhibitor 2-like, whose product is MDEEYDVIVLGTGLKECILSGLLSVDGLKVLHMDRNDYYGGDSTSLNLNQLWKRFRGEDKPPAHLGASRDYNVDMVPKFMMANGTLVRTLIHTDVTKYLSFKAVDGSFVFSKGKIHKVPATDMEALKSPLMGLFEKRRARNFFVYVQNYNEADPVTHQGLDLTRITTRELISKHGLSDDTVDFIGHALALHRDDRYLNEPALDTVKRMKLYAESLARFQGGSPYIYPLYGLGELPQAFARLSAVYGGTYMLNKPECKVEFDMEGKVCGVTSEGETAKCKKVVCDPSYLPSKVRKIGKVARAIAIMSHPIPNTNESHSIQIILPQKQLGRKSDMYVFCCSYTHNVAPKGKFIAFVSAEAETDNPQSELKPGIDLLGQVDELFFDMYDRYEPVNAPSLDNCFVSTSYDATTHFETTVTDVLSMYTAITGKTVDLSVDLSAASAAEEY